One part of the Microlunatus elymi genome encodes these proteins:
- the hrcA gene encoding heat-inducible transcriptional repressor HrcA: MLDDRKLEVLRAIVTDYVSSQEPVGSKALVDRHDLGVSPATVRNDMAVLEEEGYITQPHTSAGRIPTDKGYRLFVDRLGSVKPLSTAERRAIQTFLSGALDLDDVLSRTVRLLAQVTQQVAIVQYPTLSHATVRHVEVVSLSTQRLMLVMISSTGRVEQRLVEVAEVDEEELALLRTLLNEAVVGQTTGEAVRTLSGVLADAELADGVVSPTAQAVASSATARLSVATLLEMLGSDRSSRVVVGGVQNLTRLTDEFETTVKPVLEALEEQVVLLKLLGEVTDPDIVTVRIGQENPYERLQTTSVVSTAYGSQADSWATLGIVGPTRMDYPSTMASVRAVARYVGRFLTQS; encoded by the coding sequence TGACGATCGCAAGCTCGAAGTCCTCCGGGCGATCGTCACCGACTACGTTTCCAGTCAGGAGCCGGTCGGCTCCAAAGCCCTGGTCGATCGGCACGATCTCGGGGTCTCGCCCGCCACCGTACGCAACGACATGGCGGTGCTGGAGGAAGAGGGCTACATCACCCAGCCGCACACCAGCGCCGGCCGGATCCCGACCGACAAGGGGTATCGGCTGTTCGTCGACCGGCTCGGCTCGGTCAAACCGCTGTCGACCGCCGAACGGCGGGCGATCCAGACGTTCCTGTCCGGCGCCCTCGACCTCGACGACGTGCTGAGCCGCACCGTACGGTTGCTGGCCCAGGTCACCCAGCAGGTCGCGATCGTGCAGTATCCGACCCTCTCGCACGCGACCGTCCGGCATGTCGAGGTGGTGTCGCTGTCCACCCAGCGGCTGATGCTGGTGATGATCAGCTCGACCGGCCGGGTGGAGCAGCGGCTGGTCGAGGTGGCCGAGGTCGACGAGGAGGAGCTCGCGCTGCTGCGTACGTTGCTCAACGAGGCCGTCGTGGGGCAGACCACCGGCGAGGCGGTGCGGACCCTCAGCGGGGTGCTCGCCGACGCCGAGTTGGCCGACGGCGTGGTCTCGCCGACCGCTCAGGCGGTCGCCTCCAGTGCGACCGCGCGACTGTCGGTGGCGACGCTGCTGGAGATGCTGGGCAGCGACCGGAGCAGCCGGGTGGTGGTCGGCGGGGTGCAGAACCTGACCCGGCTGACCGACGAGTTCGAGACCACCGTCAAGCCGGTGCTGGAGGCGCTGGAGGAACAGGTGGTCCTGCTCAAACTGCTCGGCGAGGTGACCGATCCCGATATCGTCACGGTGCGGATCGGTCAGGAGAATCCGTACGAGAGGCTGCAGACGACCTCGGTCGTCTCCACCGCGTACGGCAGTCAGGCCGACAGCTGGGCAACGCTGGGTATCGTCGGACCGACGCGGATGGACTATCCCTCGACGATGGCCTCGGTTCGCGCCGTGGCCCGCTACGTCGGCCGATTCCTCACCCAGAGCTGA
- the dnaJ gene encoding molecular chaperone DnaJ, whose amino-acid sequence MSSDYYQILGVSTDAGADEIKKAYRRKAREMHPDVSDDPDAATKFKEVSQAYEVLSDPQKRELYDRGGDPFGNGGMGGFGFNGGGGFGTAGGFDFTNLVDAMFGQQTARGPRPRVRRGQNALVRMSLELAEAAFGVTKPITVDTAVLCPRCNGKGSETGAEPVTCATCRGQGEVTHIQRSFIGDIRTTQACPTCGGYGSVIPDPCVECSGDGRVRSTRTITVKVPAGVSTGNRIHLASHGEVGPGGGPAGDLYVEVHVNPHELFKRDGDNLEMVVKLPMTAAALGTELDLPTLEADLPDADPDKTTVRLTVPAGTQSGTRLTVDDAGVPKLRSNSRGDLGVTLLVQTPTKLDDEQRELLRKLAEVREETRPEGAVQKHGRGVFSRLRDAFANQ is encoded by the coding sequence ATGAGCTCTGACTACTACCAGATCCTCGGTGTCTCGACCGACGCCGGCGCCGACGAGATCAAGAAGGCGTACCGGCGCAAGGCCCGGGAGATGCACCCGGACGTGTCCGACGACCCGGACGCGGCGACCAAGTTCAAGGAAGTCAGCCAGGCCTACGAGGTGCTGTCCGATCCGCAGAAGCGGGAGCTGTACGACCGCGGCGGCGACCCGTTCGGCAACGGCGGGATGGGCGGCTTCGGGTTCAACGGCGGCGGCGGCTTCGGCACCGCAGGCGGGTTCGACTTCACCAACCTGGTCGATGCGATGTTCGGTCAGCAGACCGCGCGCGGACCCCGTCCCCGGGTGCGTCGCGGCCAGAACGCGCTGGTCCGGATGAGCCTGGAACTGGCCGAGGCGGCGTTCGGGGTGACCAAGCCGATCACCGTCGACACCGCTGTGCTCTGCCCCCGCTGCAACGGCAAGGGATCGGAGACCGGGGCCGAGCCGGTGACCTGCGCGACCTGCCGCGGGCAGGGCGAGGTGACCCACATCCAACGGTCCTTCATCGGCGACATCCGCACCACCCAGGCCTGCCCGACCTGCGGCGGCTACGGCTCGGTGATCCCCGATCCCTGCGTGGAGTGCTCCGGCGACGGCCGGGTCCGCTCGACCCGGACCATCACGGTCAAGGTGCCGGCCGGCGTGTCCACCGGCAATCGGATCCACCTGGCCAGCCACGGCGAGGTCGGCCCCGGCGGCGGCCCGGCCGGTGACCTGTACGTCGAGGTGCACGTCAACCCGCACGAGCTGTTCAAGCGGGACGGCGACAACCTGGAGATGGTGGTCAAGCTGCCGATGACGGCGGCCGCGCTGGGCACCGAGCTGGACCTGCCCACCCTGGAGGCCGACCTGCCGGATGCGGATCCGGACAAGACGACGGTCCGGCTGACCGTGCCGGCCGGCACCCAGTCCGGGACCCGGCTCACCGTCGACGACGCCGGCGTACCCAAACTGCGGTCGAACTCCCGCGGCGATCTCGGCGTCACGCTGCTGGTGCAGACGCCGACCAAGCTGGACGACGAACAGCGTGAGTTGCTGCGCAAGCTGGCCGAGGTGCGCGAGGAGACCCGCCCCGAGGGCGCGGTGCAGAAGCACGGTCGCGGCGTCTTCTCCCGCCTCCGCGACGCCTTCGCCAACCAGTAA